The Phoenix dactylifera cultivar Barhee BC4 chromosome 12, palm_55x_up_171113_PBpolish2nd_filt_p, whole genome shotgun sequence genome has a window encoding:
- the LOC103697279 gene encoding LOW QUALITY PROTEIN: pumilio homolog 2-like (The sequence of the model RefSeq protein was modified relative to this genomic sequence to represent the inferred CDS: deleted 1 base in 1 codon), producing MPSEMGVRSMIGSRGEGFGGEELEKELGLLLREQRRQEASDRERELNLYRSGSAPPTVEGSLTAVGGLFAREAAAGVPDFAQGSNENGLLSEDELRTHPAYPSYYYSHVNLNPRLPPPVLSKEDWRSTQRLKAGSSVLGGIGDRRRPNREEEGSGSSLFSQQPGFSSQEECKGGLRKVPSAGEWLNREGDGLIGLSLGQQKSFADMLQDDLGHGTSMSGHSSCPASRIALIDAVEPLGSSLARSTTPDPHVVARARSPCLPPVGVRLSANDKKHNNGSSSFNGVSSGIAESDDLIAALSGISLSSAAAIDNDNISHLKLQRGTDNHQSYLFDSQSGQNHIKQYTFLKSSDPEYLHISSIPQSSKSSYADSARSCAGQIDLRNSVPRTNASAEPHRLAGGSPSQSQNLDCVDTAFTSYGSSGFSANPVLPSMTVNHIGTGNLPSLFENAAAAASVSLGTDSRALGGGIFAPPHLTSHAELQNLGQIGNQTAASLQSPLADPLYIQYLKAAEYTAQVAASRNNPSVETGFVGNSYMDLLGLQKAYVGALLQPQKQYGMPLLGKSGAQGFYGNPAFGLGMAYPGNPLASPIASPVGPGSPLRHGERNMQFPSGLRNLTGSVMGPWHCDPAGNMDENFLSSLLNEFKSNKARCFELAEIAGHVVEFSADQYGSRFIQQKLETATTEEKNMVFEEIMPHALSLMTDVFGNYVVQKFFEHGSAVQRRELASQLNGHVLALSLQMYGCRVIQKAIEVVDLDQKTKMVTELDGHIMRCVRDQNGNHVIQKCIECVPQDAIQFIISTFYDQVVTLSTHPYGCRVIQRVLEHCDDPTTQQIVMDEILRSVCMLAQDQYGNYVVQHVLEHGKPHERSAIIKKLAGQIVQMSQQKFASNVVEKCLTFGGPEERQLLVNEMLGSTDENEPLQAMMKDQFANYVVQKVLETCDDQQRELILSRIKVHLNALKKYTYGKHIVARVEKLVAAGERRIGLHSPYSS from the exons ATGCCTTCGGAGATGGGGGTTCGGTCCATGATCGGGAGCAGAGGGGAAGGATTTGGTGGGGAGGAGTTGGAGAAGGAGCTGGGGTTGCTCCTCCGAGAGCAGAGGAGACAGGAGGCGAGCGATCGAGAGCGGGAGCTGAATCTTTACCGGAGCGGCTCCGCTCCCCCCACCGTCGAGGGATCGCTCACCGCTGTCGGAGGGCTCTTTGCCAGGGAAGCCGCCGCTGGCGTGCCGGATTTCGCCCAGGGTAGTAATGAGAATGGGCTATTATCCGAGGATGAGCTCCGGACTCATCCGGCTTACCCCTCCTACTACTACTCTCATGTTAATCTGAACCCCCGTCTCCCACCTCCGGTTCTATCCAAGGAGGACTGGAGGTCCACTCAGAGGCTTAAGGCCGGGAGCTCGGTGCTGGGAGGGATTGGGGATAGGAGGAGACCTAACAGGGAAGAGGAGGGGAGTGGCAGCTCGCTCTTCTCGCAGCAGCCTGGCTTCAGTTCACAGGAGGAGTGCAAGGGGGGCCTGAGAAAAGTGCCTAGTGCTGGCGAATGGCTGAACCGAGAAGGAGACGGGCTGATTGGGTTGTCGCTTGGCCAACAGAAGAGCTTTGCTGATATGCTTCAG GATGACCTTGGCCATGGGACTTCCATGTCAGGCCATTCATCTTGCCCAGCAAGTCGCATAGCACTTATTGATGCTGTCGAACCGTTAG GTTCATCCCTGGCAAGAAGCACCACTCCTGATCCTCATGTGGTGGCAAGGGCTCGCAGTCCTTGCCTTCCACCAGTGGGTGTGAGGCTTAGTGCCAATGATAAGAAACATAACAATGGCTCATCTTCCTTCAACGGTGTCTCCTCTGGTATAGCTGAATCTGATGATCTTATAGCTGCTTTATCAGGCATAAGCTTGTCATCTGCTGCTGCAATAGACAATGACAATATTTCACATTTGAAGCTTCAAAGAGGAACGGACAATCACCAGAGTTATCTCTTTGATTCACAAAGTGGCCAAAACCATATTAAGCAATATACGTTCCTCAAAAGTTCTGATCCAGAATATTTACATATATCCTCTATTCCACAGTCTTCTAAGTCTTCATATGCTGATTCAGCCAGGAGTTGTGCAGGTCAAATTGACCTGAGGAATTCGGTTCCAAGGACAAATGCATCTGCCGAACCACATAGACTCGCCGGTGGTTCACCTTCACAATCTCAGAATCTTGATTGTGTGGATACAGCATTTACAAGTTATGGATCGAGTGGGTTCTCTGCCAATCCTGTGCTACCATCAATGACTGTAAATCATATTGGCACAGGAAATTTGCCTTCTTTGTTTGAaaatgctgctgctgctgcatctGTATCTCTTGGTACGGACTCCAGAGCCTTAGGAGGTGGGATATTTGCACCACCACATTTAACTAGTCATGCAGAGTTGCAGAATCTTGGTCAAATTGGTAATCAGACAGCAGCATCTCTTCAGTCGCCCCTTGCTGACCCGCTTTATATTCAATATTTGAAGGCAGCTGAGTATACAGCACAAGTTGCAGCGAGCCGTAACAATCCTTCTGTGGAAACAGGTTTTGTTGGCAATTCTTATATGGACTTACTTGGATTGCAGAAAGCTTATGTAGGGGCATTGCTTCAACCGCAGAAACAGTATGGGATGCCACTTCTGGGTAAATCTGGAGCTCAAGGTTTCTATGGAAATCCTGCTTTTGGCCTTGGCATGGCATATCCAGGAAACCCTTTAGCAAGTCCTATTGCTTCTCCAGTTGGACCTGGCAGTCCTCTTAGGCACGGTGAGCGCAACATGCAATTCCCTTCAGGATTGAGAAATTTAACTGGAAGTGTCATGGGCCCATGGCATTGTGATCCAGCTGGCAACATGGATGAAAATTTTCTGTCCTCACTTTTGAACGAGTTCAAGAGCAACAAGGCTAGATGTTTTGAGCTTGCTGAAATTGCTGGCCATGTGGTTGAGTTCAG TGCGGACCAGTATGGAAGCCGTTTCATACAACAGAAACTTGAAACAGCAACAACCGAAGAGAAGAACATGGTTTTTGAAGAAATCATGCCTCATGCACTTTCATTGATGACAGATGTGTTTGGAAATTATGTGGTCCAAAAG ttttttgaGCATGGGAGTGCAGTTCAGAGAAGGGAATTGGCTAGCCAGCTTAATGGGCATGTGTTGGCTCTTAGCCTTCAGATGTATGGCTGTCGAGTAATCCAGAAG GCAATAGAGGTTGTTGATTTGGACCAGAAGACAAAAATGGTTACAGAGCTTGATGGCCATATCATGCGCTGTGTACGTGATCAAAATGGGAACCATGTTATTCAAAAATGTATTGAGTGTGTCCCACAGGATGCAATTCAGTTTATCATCTCAACCTTCTATGATCAAGTTGTGACTTTATCAACTCATCCATATGGTTGTCGTGTGATACAG AGGGTATTAGAGCACTGTGATGATCCTACAACCCAGCAAATTGTGATGGATGAAATTTTGAGATCTGTTTGCATGTTGGCGCAAGACCAGTATGGCAATTATGTTGTCCAG CATGTATTGGAGCATGGAAAACCTCATGAGCGATCTGCCATTATCAAGAAATTAGCTGGACAGATAGTTCAGATGAGCCAACAGAAATTTGCTTCAAATGTCGTTGAG AAGTGCCTGACTTTTGGTGGCCCTGAGGAACGCCAACTCTTGGTAAATGAGATGCTTGGTTCCACTGATGAAAATGAGCCTCTCCAG